The Lactuca sativa cultivar Salinas chromosome 2, Lsat_Salinas_v11, whole genome shotgun sequence genome includes a window with the following:
- the LOC128132376 gene encoding F-box protein CPR1-like, translating to MIMLWNPSIRKSIAIAVPEPGMSNKMDETVFGFGVCPVTHDPKIIMIQQFAPLHEKPSKINDPREVMLYTLSSGKWTSLSPASSNVLSKSIRVQWYGQVIDRFIYWSGLHLKALNSRLIRWNCNLILSFDMTDHTFQVIDLPDSLAKHPPSKISIFKLRESLVIFQSNEKEKQCHDVVWMMENNGVEKSFTKVFAIIAPEYGSSIRAMGLRNNGTLIMQVKKDYRCEESEIVVYEPKTQHLNALKIDGVRSFSTVNSYKETLVLLGSE from the coding sequence ATGATTATGCTTTGGAATCCTTCAATCAGAAAATCGATCGCCATTGCTGTGCCTGAGCCAGGTATGTCTAATAAGATGGATGAAACAGTTTTTGGTTTTGGTGTTTGTCCTGTTACTCATGATCCTAAGATCATCATGATTCAACAATTTGCTCCCTTACATGAAAAACCCAGCAAAATCAACGACCCTCGTGAAGTTATGCTTTACACATTGAGTTCTGGGAAGTGGACAAGTCTATCTCCTGCTTCTAGCAATGTGCTGAGTAAATCGATCCGAGTTCAATGGTATGGGCAAGTTATCGATAGGTTTATATATTGGTCTGGTTTGCATCTGAAGGCTTTAAACAGTAGGCTGATTAGATGGAATTGTAATCtgattctttcatttgatatGACTGATCATACTTTTCAAGTGATAGATCTCCCAGATAGTTTGGCGAAACACCCTCCTTCTAAGATCTCCATTTTTAAGCTAAGGGAATCTCTTGTCATATTTCAAAGCAATGAAAAGGAAAAACAGTGTCATGATGTTGTATGGATGATGGAGAATAATGGTGTTGAAAAATCGTTTACAAAGGTATTCGCCATTATTGCACCTGAATATGGGTCGTCTATTAGGGCAATGGGACTCAGGAACAATGGAACGCTTATAATGCAAGTGAAAAAAGATTATCGTTGTGAAGAAAGTGAAATTGTTGTATATGAGCCCAAAACACAACACTTGAATGCTCTTAAGATTGATGGAGTAAGGAGTTTCTCCACTGTGAATTCGTACAAGGAAACACTAGTTTTGCTTGGTAGTgaataa